A genomic stretch from Styela clava chromosome 5, kaStyClav1.hap1.2, whole genome shotgun sequence includes:
- the LOC120344820 gene encoding integrin alpha-9-like produces the protein MLGRTIVIAALFWKYASSYNIETTKTFSLYMRDGGASSRTTEKEPAYAGYTFNVRLEDENVRILVGQPRAGVVNQAISPGAIFLCNFTYVGEPLATTSLMAATESITTYGSSEFTTTTFETMGMTTVGTELTTGVPDFLSPTCTKLTIFDSTDRTQIGQDHKIQADALGLSIEKLKNSSDYVVCTPLRQKKCPGSGRTPGACYVGNEHGNWEFKVWNESKCFDKTIEIIFVVDGSRSIGVSNFELVKQWLINVTASLINDFGDAVRTEVLQFSNGDKPWSPVPIEESKKFVIPYALRDKVNIEKITELITDMPYLNSSTYTYYALRRTMEVEFSKSGYYDTSVKMVVVLTDGEANDGASLGGWHDKYKHMITPFAVGVGNYENFLNQLQNIANGGTGNERVLTVADFGALQGIIKDLTSVIKSEALEGRKGISEIGKDIDNAQVGASIASSMHGSLYIGGVGMYQGIGSIMKYGKSTDKDPYISPYSNVENVLKNSTEDTPYLGYATVTGFFDGINSTEYVATGAPRYKLEGAVIVYESVPGSTDWKDAVTILPPPVDKMHTGCYFGGVLLTVDVNGDDKDDLLVGSPLYIDQNYDEGRVFVYISQKASSSSSWASGSYIPTELYGDNLPGGRFGTAMTNAGDLNLDGYNDVIIGAPFAEDGRGAVFVYHGTEKGLRATYSQKILASSLFDSTIKYFGQSMQGNIDIDKNSYPDIFVGAPKSDSIVLLRSRPIVNIWATIHFQTTKLDIINCIKNNYTNCSSIEVCFTVNGTSIESEIGIEYNLTLDIAKTTESEKRLEFGSTSYSSGTGTTKLTKNTTLPVWETKCFMHAFDMRKNISDYESTLVAEIEYDLLSSHVATSMSSVKDPLRTYKKSSGMVFMKQCGEEDICNHDLRVGVEMNLPSFHIDGKDYSENGQILIIDSSTTAQAITVRVNFTNVGENAFGTKLNVSYSSKISLSTIFNSISYPELPSCVVEYGIPIHAEDGFTTKTFKYNSQENIMIPEAWCYFEFNIIASSLKRTGNMDAFIINITTYASLNSSTENNTLDNSWEKSPAIKYRSDFNLRRESSNPEISFNYTTTTKNITTVDEISEGISVIEMSFRITGAGYSNIPSSQISLTWPSKYAGAPLLYLYQVSCNSEFAAGVDNPTTCICEQSNINSYDLVIDTETDNSTKGYATLSPPDVAINVSEMNCKDFGPGHSCDSLICNVANIGESDKINFYAKFRLWTSSITFEGTNQTQVDLQTLFEISTTGSPLIINSEGRNVTIKTEKITTVVKKYIAIEIPEQQNVIWYYIVAAAGGVLLLIPIVLLLWKCGFFRSKYAEKQKTEEDKLADETDFPDVDAGKEFTMGSNFNGVNGSGLNSPDSAAYENRNFIDATLSVDPSPRKESPLDQVSIGSEKA, from the exons ATGTTGGGGCGAACGATAGTTATTGCTGCTTTGTTTTGGAAGTATGCATCATCTTACAACATAGAAACTACAAAGACGTTCTCTTTGTATATGAGAGATGGCGGTGCCAGCAGTAGGACGACTGAAAAGGAACCTGCTTATGCTGGCTACACGTTCAACGTTAGGttagaagatgaaaatgtgag AATACTCGTTGGACAACCCCGTGCAGGTGTAGTTAATCAAGCTATATCACCAGGAGCAATTTTTCTTTGCAACTTCACGTACGTTGGCGAGCCTTTAGCAACGACGAGTCTAATGGCGGCTACTGAATCTATAACAACGTATGGTTCCAGCGAgttcacaacaacaacatttGAAA CAATGGGAATGACGACAGTTGGCACGGAACTTACAACAGGGGTGCCAGATTTTTTATCGCCAACCTGCACCAAATTAACAATTTTTGACAGCACGGATCGAACTCAGATTGGACAAGATCACAAAATTCAAGCTGATGCACTCGGTCTCTcgattgaaaaattgaaaaacagcTCGGATTATGTG GTCTGCACTCCTCTTCGGCAGAAAAAATGTCCAGGATCGGGTCGCACACCTGGTGCTTGCTATGTTGGAAACGAACATGGTAATTGGGAATTCAAAGTTTGGAATGAATCAA AATGCTTCGataaaacaattgaaattatttttgtcgTGGATGGATCTCGTAGCATCGGTGTATCAAATTTCGAGCTCGTGAAGCAATGGTTGATAAATGTAACAGCTAGTTTAATAAATGATTTCGGAGACGCGGTTCGAACGGAAGTTTTACAGTTTTCTAATGGAGATAAACCGTGGAGTCC TGTCCCAATTGAAGAATCCAAGAAATTTGTTATTCCTTACGCTTTACGGGATAaagttaatattgaaaaaataactgAGCTCATTACTGATATGCCATATCTAAACTCTTCCACGTACACATACTATGCACTGCGAAGAACAATGGAG GTGGAATTCTCGAAATCCGGATACTATGACACGTCTGTGAAAATGGTCGTGGTTCTCACCGATGGAGAAGCGAATGATGGGGCTTCCCTCGGGGGATG GCATGATAAATATAAACACATGATAACGCCGTTTGCTGTTGGAGTgggaaattatgaaaattttttgaatcaaCTGCAAAATATTGCTAACGGAGGGACTGGAAATGAAAGAGTTCTGACAGTTGCCGACTTTGGTGCCTTACAGGGCATTATTAAAGATTTAACATCAGTCATAAAGAGCGAAGCATTAGAGg GTCGCAAGGGAATCAGTGAAATAGGAAAAGACATTGACAATGCACAAGTCGGTGCATCGATAGCATCAAGTATG CACGGATCTTTATATATTGGTGGAGTTGGAATGTATCAGGGGATTGGCTCCATCATGAAGTATGGAAAATCTACCGATAAAGATCCATATATCTCACCTTACTCCAACGTTGAAAACGTTCTGAAGAATTCTACCGAAGATACTCCATATTTAG GATACGCCACTGTCACGGGATTTTTTGACGGAATCAATTCGACAGAATACGTAGCAACTGGAGCACCAAGATACAAGCTAGAAGGAGCT GTTATCGTGTACGAGTCTGTTCCAGGAAGCACTGATTGGAAAGATGCCGTTACGATACTACCCCCGCCAGTCGATAAAATGCATACTGGTTGTTATTTCGGTGGAGTTTTGTTGACTGTTGACGTGAATGGTGACGACAAAGATGACTTGTTGGTTGGCTCACCTTTATACATTGATCAAAATTACGACGAAGGCAGagtttttgtttatattagtcAGAAAGCCAGTTCCTCATCGAGCTGG GCTTCTGGGTCTTATATTCCCACCGAGCTTTACGGTGACAATTTGCCTGGTGGACGGTTCGGAACAGCAATGACCAACGCCGGAGACTTGAATTTGGATGGGTATAACGACGTTATTATCGGTGCTCCGTTTGCTGAAGATGGCCGAGGCGCGGTTTTTGTGTATCATGGTACAGAGAAGGGATTGCGAGCAACGTATAGTCAG aaaattcttGCATCATCTCTATTTGATtctacaataaaatattttggacaatCCATGCAAGGAAATATTGATATTGATAAAAATTCATACCCGGATATATTTGTTGGAGCACCAAAAAGTGATTCTATTGTTCTTTTGAG ATCTCGGCCAATAGTAAATATTTGGGCAACAATACACTTTCAAACAACAAAGCTCGATATTATCAACTGCATCAAGAATAACTACACAAACTGCTCTTCGATTGAAGTCTGTTTCACGGTAAACGGTACCTCAATCGAGTCGGAAATAG GTATTGAATACAACTTGACGCTTGATATCGCGAAAACTACGGAGAGCGAAAAGAGACTTGAATTCGGATCAACCTCGTACAGTTCTGGTACAGGAACTACAAAATTAACGAAAAATACTACACTGCCTGTCTGGGAAACCAAGTGCTTCATGCATGCATTCGATATGAGA AAAAATATCAGCGACTACGAATCTACCCTCGTTGCTGAGATTGAGTATGATCTACTTTCTTCTCATGTTGCCACATCAATGTCTTCTGTTAAAGATCC ATTACGGACCTATAAAAAGTCATCAGGAATGGTATTTATGAAGCAATGCGGCGAAGAAGATATCTGCAATCATGATTTAAGAGTTGGAGTAGAAATGAATCTACCATCATTTCATAT AGATGGCAAAGATTACTCTGAAAATGGTCAAATCCTTATAATTGATTCTTCAACCACTGCTCAAGCAATCACCGTTCGTGTGAACTTTACAAACGTGGGGGAGAATGCGTTCGGCACAAAACTGAATGTGTCTTATTCTTCGAAAATTAGTTTGAGTACG ATTTTCAACTCCATATCATACCCGGAACTGCCATCATGTGTTGTTGAATATGGTATTCCAATTCATGCTGAAGATGGTTTtacgacaaaaacattcaaatataATTCGCAGGAAAACATCATGATTCCTGAAGCTTGG tgttaTTTCGAGTTCAACATAATTGCTTCTAGTTTAAAAAGAACTGGAAATATGGACGCGTTTATAATTAACATAACGACTTATGCAAG CTTGAATTCGTCGACGGAAAACAACACTTTAGACAACAGTTGGGAAAAATCGCCTGCCATCAAGTACAGATCAGATTTCAATTTGAGGAG AGAAAGCAGCAATCCTGAAATATCATTCAACTATACGACAACGACTAAAAACATAACTACTGTAGATGAGATATCAGAAGGAATTTCAGTCATCGAAATGTCTTTCAGA ATTACCGGTGCTGGTTACAGCAACATTCCATCATCGCAAATATCACTAACCTGGCCGTCGAAATATGCTGGCGCACCTCTTCTTTATTTATATCAGGTTTCGTGTAACTCTGAATTTGCAGCTGGAGTCGACAACCCG ACAACTTGCATCTGTGAACAGTCTAATATCAATTCATACGATCTCGTCATAGATACAGAAACTGACAACTCAACAAAAGGATACGCCACCTTATCTCCACCGGATGTCGCGATCAATGTTTCAGAAATG AACTGCAAAGACTTTGGACCAGGTCACTCCTGCGATTCCTTGATTTGTAACGTTGCAAATATTGGAGAATCCGACAAAATCAATTTCTACGCGAAATTCAGACTTTGGACGTCAAGTATTACGTTTGAAGGAACA AATCAGACTCAAGTTGATCTGCAGactttatttgagatttcaacTACTGGTTCACCTCTTATAATAAACAGCGAAGGAAGAAACGTTACCATCAAGACAGAAAAG ATAACGACAGTAGTCAAGAAATACATTGCTATCGAAATACCGGAACAACAAAACGTCATATGGTATTATATTGTTGCTGCAGCTGGGGGAGTTCTGCTACTCATCCCTATTGTTCTTCTGCTATGGAAG TGCGGATTCTTCAGAAGCAAATACGCTGAAAAGCAGAAAACAGAGGAAGATAAACTCGCCGATGAAACAGATTTTCCGGATGTGGACGCTGGCAAAGAGTTTACTATGGGGTCCAATTTTAATGGAGTCAATGGCAGTGGGTTGAATTCCCCTGATTCTGCAGCATATGAGAATCGAAACTTTATTGATGCAACGCTGTCTGTAGATCCGAGTCCTCGAAAGGAGTCACCGTTGGACCAAGTTTCGATTGGGAGTGAAAAAGCATGA